A window of the Juglans microcarpa x Juglans regia isolate MS1-56 chromosome 5D, Jm3101_v1.0, whole genome shotgun sequence genome harbors these coding sequences:
- the LOC121264277 gene encoding WAT1-related protein At5g07050-like, whose product MEGQGGFGNFVQRCKPYIAMISLQFGYAGMNIISKVSLNRGMSHYVLVVYRHAFATAVIAPFALVLERKVRPKITFPIFMQIFVLGLLGPVIDQNLYYAGLKFTSPTYSCAISNMLPAMTFVMAVLCRMEKLNMKKVRCQAKVVGTIVTVAGAMLMTLYKGQVLNFVWSQHMHHPKSYTPEEATGSADKDWFKGSMLLIIATFAWASFFIIQAITMKRYSAHLSLTALVCFMGTLQSIAVTLVLEHKPSAWNIGWDMNLLAAAYAGIVSSSIAYYVQGLVMRKRGPVFVTAFSPLMMIIVAIMGSFILAEKVYLGGILGSVLIVMGLYSVLWGKYKEYKEKEAIEEIPEPVKVIGGVNGGMATVMEDMEANDIEIQKSTTEANKETVPVAAAIGVPIPQLPMI is encoded by the exons atggagggACAAGGAGGCTTTGGCAATTTTGTTCAGAGATGTAAGCCTTATATAGCCATGATTTCTCTGCAATTTGGCTATGCTGGCATGAACATCATCTCGAAGGTTTCACTCAACCGAGGAATGAGCCATTACGTCCTGGTCGTCTACAGGCACGCCTTTGCTACCGCAGTTATCGCTCCTTTTGCTCTAGTTCTCGAGag GAAAGTGAGGCCAAAGATTACATTTCCGATATTCATGCAGATTTTTGTTCTGGGGCTTCTTGG GCCAGTGATTGATCAGAACTTATACTACGCCGGCTTGAAATTCACGTCGCCTACCTACTCTTGTGCCATAAGCAATATGCTCCCAGCAATGACCTTCGTCATGGCAGTTCTTTGCAG GATGGAGAAGTTGAACATGAAGAAAGTTAGATGCCAAGCAAAGGTGGTGGGAACAATAGTGACGGTGGCTGGAGCCATGTTGATGACACTTTACAAAGGACAAGTCCTTAATTTTGTGTGGTCTCAGCACATGCATCACCCTAAATCCTATACCCCTGAAGAGGCCACTGGATCCGCTGACAAGGACTGGTTTAAGGGTTCCATGCTTCTCATCATTGCTACCTTTGCATGGGCTTCTTTCTTCATCATTCAG GCAATTACAATGAAGAGATACTCAGCTCACCTCTCACTCACAGCCCTTGTGTGCTTCATGGGCACACTCCAGTCTATAGCTGTCACTCTTGTTTTGGAGCACAAGCCCTCTGCTTGGAACATTGGCTGGGATATGAATCTTCTTGCAGCTGCCTATGCt GGTATAGTGTCATCCAGCATTGCCTACTATGTCCAAGGGTTGGTCATGCGGAAAAGAGGGCCTGTCTTTGTCACTGCTTTTAGCCCTCTGATGATGATCATTGTTGCCATCATGGGCTCTTTCATCCTCGCTGAAAAGGTTTACCTAGGAGG TATTCTGGGCTCTGTATTAATCGTAATGGGATTATACTCGGTTCTGTGGGGAAAGTACAAGGAATACAAAGAAAAGGAAGCCATTGAAGAAATTCCTGAACCAGTAAAGGTAATTGGAGGAGTGAATGGCGGGATGGCAACCGTGATGGAAGACATGGAAGCAAATGACATCGAAATACAGAAGAGTACAACTGAAGCTAACAAGGAGACCGTTCCCGTGGCTGCAGCTATTGGTGTTCCCATCCCACAGCTCCCCATGATATAG